A single genomic interval of Shewanella psychropiezotolerans harbors:
- a CDS encoding nucleotidyltransferase family protein: MNSRSTRQYEIEQWLQQDSVRMEAIEFAIKLNLPQWLLAAGFVRDLVWDRLHGASSHLLNDIDLIYFDADDLSESREKAYEKQLESWAPHLPWSVKNQARMHIRNCDAPYTSCEHAMSFWPECETAIGIHVSRQDHRFDFVAPFGFESLFDLKLTHNPKRELSLFNARKDQKAWLTRYPKLQLA; encoded by the coding sequence GTGAATTCAAGGTCGACAAGGCAATATGAGATCGAGCAATGGCTGCAACAGGATTCAGTCAGGATGGAAGCCATAGAGTTTGCAATTAAGCTCAATCTGCCTCAATGGTTATTAGCTGCTGGGTTTGTGCGCGATCTGGTATGGGATAGGTTACATGGGGCGTCGAGCCATCTTCTTAATGATATCGACCTCATCTACTTCGATGCGGATGATCTCAGTGAGAGTCGAGAGAAAGCCTATGAAAAGCAGCTAGAGTCATGGGCGCCTCATCTGCCCTGGTCGGTTAAGAATCAAGCGAGAATGCATATTCGAAACTGTGATGCACCTTACACTAGCTGTGAACATGCCATGTCATTCTGGCCAGAATGTGAGACGGCGATTGGTATTCATGTATCGCGACAAGATCATCGCTTCGATTTTGTTGCCCCCTTTGGATTTGAAAGCCTGTTTGACTTAAAGCTCACCCATAATCCTAAGCGTGAGCTGTCACTATTCAATGCAAGAAAAGACCAGAAAGCCTGGTTAACTCGATACCCTAAACTACAATTAGCCTGA
- a CDS encoding ISNCY family transposase produces MIIMDSQSQLTVDVIAKVAQGKISILNASKLLNKSRRTIERYLSRYKKDGIRFVVHGNTGRAPANKIPGTLKRQVQSLIKEKYYDFNLQHLADMLEVVESIQVKRETLRSWAHDIHHVKRAKHRRSKVRRRRERMESAGLMLQMDGSPHLWFGDNKSCLITIIDDATSDIHAEFFPSETTVGCMKVMKAYIKKRGLFKTLYVDRAGIFGGPKRCNFSQMQRACKELGIEIIFANSPQGKGRVERAFDTFQDRLVPELRLAEIADMDSANDYLQNVFIPDYWLPKLTVNAKNIRSEFKPVPKYIDLDAICIQKEYRKIRRDHTFSFSNTMYTIDSPLRHSIVNQKVEIRKQLDGDFAAYFADRKLAISEIKEPSKLTEYGEEVQRKLDAIKLAEALGNLSEAARISGCSRESIYNNRRLLETQGPLALKRMYGIPRHTNRIDQDTEDKIITLTLEKPHLTQIHISGEMMKRYNISISHSTIRNIWVREKLNTKVLRIERAEALEKTP; encoded by the coding sequence ATGATCATTATGGATTCTCAATCCCAACTTACTGTTGATGTGATTGCTAAGGTTGCTCAAGGCAAAATCAGCATTCTTAACGCCTCAAAACTGCTCAATAAGTCCCGTCGAACCATTGAACGCTATCTCAGTCGATACAAAAAAGATGGCATTCGTTTTGTTGTCCATGGCAATACGGGGAGAGCCCCTGCCAACAAGATCCCTGGCACATTGAAAAGACAAGTTCAGTCACTCATTAAAGAAAAATACTACGACTTCAACCTACAGCATTTGGCTGACATGTTAGAGGTGGTGGAAAGTATTCAAGTTAAGCGTGAGACTCTTCGCTCTTGGGCTCATGATATTCACCATGTGAAACGAGCGAAGCATCGCCGTTCAAAAGTGAGAAGAAGGCGTGAGCGGATGGAGTCTGCGGGATTAATGCTGCAAATGGATGGCAGTCCACACCTGTGGTTCGGTGATAATAAGTCTTGCTTAATCACCATTATCGACGATGCGACCAGCGATATTCATGCCGAGTTCTTCCCGTCCGAGACCACCGTTGGTTGTATGAAGGTCATGAAAGCCTATATCAAGAAGCGAGGGCTGTTTAAGACGCTTTACGTCGATAGAGCGGGCATCTTTGGTGGACCGAAGCGTTGTAACTTCTCACAAATGCAAAGGGCCTGTAAGGAGCTTGGGATAGAGATTATTTTTGCTAACTCTCCTCAAGGTAAAGGGCGGGTTGAACGAGCGTTCGATACCTTCCAAGACCGCTTGGTTCCTGAGCTTCGTCTGGCAGAAATAGCGGATATGGACAGTGCCAATGATTACCTTCAAAACGTTTTCATTCCAGATTACTGGTTGCCGAAACTTACCGTCAACGCAAAGAATATCCGCTCAGAATTCAAACCCGTTCCTAAGTATATCGACCTTGATGCGATCTGCATCCAAAAGGAATATAGAAAAATCCGGCGCGATCATACCTTCAGTTTCAGCAACACCATGTACACGATAGACTCCCCCTTAAGGCATTCAATCGTGAACCAGAAAGTTGAAATACGAAAGCAGTTAGATGGCGACTTCGCCGCTTATTTTGCCGATCGTAAGCTCGCCATCTCTGAAATCAAGGAGCCGAGCAAGCTCACGGAATATGGAGAGGAAGTGCAGAGAAAACTCGATGCCATCAAACTTGCAGAAGCGCTAGGTAACTTATCTGAAGCGGCTCGGATCAGTGGTTGCTCTAGGGAAAGTATCTACAATAATCGACGGCTGCTTGAAACTCAGGGACCTCTGGCGCTCAAAAGGATGTATGGCATCCCTCGTCATACCAATCGTATAGACCAAGATACTGAGGATAAAATCATCACCTTAACGTTAGAAAAACCCCACCTGACCCAAATCCATATCAGCGGTGAAATGATGAAAAGGTACAATATATCAATCAGTCACTCTACAATCAGAAACATCTGGGTAAGAGAAAAACTGAATACTAAGGTGTTACGGATCGAGCGTGCAGAGGCATTAGAAAAAACACCTTAG
- a CDS encoding 1,4-dihydroxy-2-naphthoate polyprenyltransferase, protein MNPWILAIRPRTLPAAIGPLLVGNILALKLDQFSLLIACTSMLCAILLQIAVNLANDYFDFKSGVDTEERLGPVRVTQSGLLTPEKVRNAMVLSLILALIVGSYLIYHGGWPIALLAIAAICGALGYSGGPYPLASHGLGEVAAFVFFGLVAVVGSYFLQAGETSTAAWILGSAIGCLNAAIMLVNNTRDIETDAKAGKQTLAVRMGVGQARVVYQALVYLPFALIIGSFFLGFLPGTPVLLAGFSLILARKLSSDFSVTSGEALNPLLGRTAKLTMIFSALFSIGLFFV, encoded by the coding sequence ATGAACCCTTGGATTTTGGCCATAAGGCCTCGTACACTGCCGGCGGCAATTGGGCCTCTCTTGGTAGGAAACATATTAGCCCTCAAATTAGATCAGTTCAGCTTGTTAATCGCCTGTACATCTATGCTTTGCGCTATCTTGTTACAAATTGCAGTTAACTTGGCTAATGATTACTTTGACTTTAAGAGTGGTGTCGATACCGAAGAACGTTTAGGACCGGTGCGGGTGACCCAAAGTGGCTTGCTTACACCAGAAAAAGTCCGCAACGCCATGGTGCTTAGCTTGATACTGGCGCTTATCGTTGGCTCATATCTCATCTACCATGGAGGTTGGCCCATTGCGCTGCTTGCGATTGCCGCCATTTGCGGTGCTCTTGGCTATAGCGGAGGTCCATACCCGCTGGCATCTCACGGTTTAGGTGAAGTGGCGGCCTTTGTCTTTTTCGGTTTAGTGGCCGTGGTTGGCAGTTATTTTCTACAAGCAGGTGAAACCAGCACAGCGGCCTGGATATTAGGCAGTGCAATAGGCTGCTTAAATGCGGCGATAATGCTGGTAAATAACACCCGGGATATTGAAACTGACGCCAAAGCGGGTAAGCAAACCTTGGCCGTTCGTATGGGGGTAGGTCAAGCAAGAGTAGTCTATCAAGCCTTGGTTTACTTACCTTTCGCGCTTATTATTGGCAGCTTCTTTCTCGGTTTTCTACCTGGCACCCCTGTCCTACTCGCGGGTTTTTCATTGATATTAGCGCGTAAACTAAGCAGTGATTTTAGTGTGACTTCAGGAGAGGCGTTAAACCCGTTACTCGGCCGCACCGCTAAGCTCACCATGATTTTCAGTGCCTTGTTTAGTATTGGATTATTCTTTGTCTAA
- the ompW gene encoding outer membrane protein OmpW has protein sequence MKKNIISGLIAAALLATGFTASVSAHQAGDIIIRAGVAVVAPNDSSEQVADFGEFGVSSNTQLGLNFGYMLTDNIGIELLAATPFSHDISLPGEGKIAETKQLPPTLVVQYYFGNAESKLRPYIGGGVNFTNFYDNEFTNDLGGALSDLSMSSSWGLAAQVGIDYQVNKNWLVNASVWYAQISTDVKFNLGGSPTTIETDIDPWVYMVSVGYTF, from the coding sequence ATGAAAAAAAATATCATTTCCGGATTAATCGCGGCCGCCCTACTGGCTACAGGTTTTACAGCTTCTGTTTCGGCTCATCAAGCTGGTGACATTATCATTCGTGCCGGTGTTGCCGTTGTCGCACCGAACGATTCTAGTGAGCAGGTAGCGGACTTCGGTGAATTCGGCGTGAGCAGTAATACTCAATTAGGGCTTAACTTCGGCTATATGTTGACCGATAACATAGGCATTGAGTTGTTAGCGGCGACACCATTCAGTCACGATATTTCTCTGCCTGGTGAAGGTAAGATAGCCGAAACTAAGCAGCTACCGCCTACCTTAGTAGTCCAATACTATTTTGGGAATGCTGAGTCCAAGTTACGTCCTTACATAGGCGGCGGAGTTAACTTCACTAACTTCTACGACAATGAATTCACCAATGATCTGGGTGGGGCGTTATCGGATCTGAGTATGAGCAGTTCGTGGGGGCTAGCCGCTCAGGTTGGCATCGACTATCAAGTGAATAAGAACTGGCTAGTGAATGCCTCTGTCTGGTACGCACAAATCAGTACCGACGTGAAGTTCAATCTTGGCGGTTCGCCGACGACTATCGAAACCGATATCGACCCTTGGGTTTATATGGTCAGCGTAGGTTATACCTTCTAA
- a CDS encoding GNAT family N-acetyltransferase: MELTTTTQPRQEDDDEFVINATRAYNSQFVSEEWSPVSVYIRDDNEEIIAGLTGKIFGNWLNVEFLWVSEEHRGRDLGSKVLSAAESKAIDKGCVASTLDTFSFQALGFYRKQGYEIVGSLDGYYENHQRHYLQKKLV; this comes from the coding sequence ATGGAACTAACAACTACCACTCAGCCAAGGCAAGAAGACGACGACGAATTTGTTATCAATGCCACAAGAGCATATAACTCTCAGTTTGTCAGCGAAGAGTGGTCACCCGTATCTGTTTACATCCGAGATGATAACGAGGAGATTATTGCCGGTTTAACGGGCAAAATCTTCGGGAATTGGCTTAATGTTGAGTTCTTATGGGTCAGCGAAGAGCACCGTGGTAGGGATTTAGGCTCCAAAGTGTTGTCTGCTGCTGAAAGCAAGGCAATTGATAAAGGGTGTGTTGCGTCCACCTTAGACACATTCAGTTTTCAAGCTCTGGGATTTTACAGAAAGCAGGGCTATGAAATTGTTGGGTCACTTGATGGTTATTACGAAAATCATCAGCGTCACTATCTTCAGAAAAAGCTGGTGTAA
- a CDS encoding YbaY family lipoprotein: MLVMLKRTIILLVCVLSLSACVTVEAEPPIIINGAAGYLEKINLPQGSKITIAIIDMDTPGAIVAQKSFDIARAPVPFKFILPAETVEENINYGVVAMILYQNQVIFQTYDRFPIISNGKYTTEVLMKAVR, translated from the coding sequence ATGTTGGTAATGTTGAAAAGAACCATAATATTATTGGTTTGTGTCCTATCGCTTTCGGCCTGCGTGACAGTAGAGGCAGAGCCGCCGATTATCATTAATGGTGCTGCTGGATATTTGGAGAAGATTAATCTGCCCCAGGGGAGCAAGATCACCATCGCCATCATAGATATGGACACTCCTGGTGCAATAGTAGCGCAGAAAAGTTTCGATATTGCCAGAGCGCCGGTGCCGTTTAAATTTATTTTACCGGCTGAAACGGTAGAAGAAAATATAAACTACGGGGTCGTTGCTATGATCCTGTATCAAAATCAGGTTATTTTTCAGACTTATGATAGATTCCCAATTATTAGCAATGGTAAATACACTACGGAAGTATTGATGAAGGCGGTTAGGTAG
- the metA gene encoding homoserine O-acetyltransferase MetA, with product MPVKIPDNLPAAGILESENIFVMSETRAANQDIRPMKVLILNLMPNKIETETQLLRLLGNTPLQVDVDLLRIHDKESKHTSIDHMNNFYRDFEAVSHKNYDGLIITGAPLGQLEFEDVTYWDHIREIIDWSQRHVTSVLFLCWAAHAALYHLYGLNRKLLKSKRSGVFLHQRTCQHYPLLRGFDDEFLAPHSRFAQMDIDELKAHPALQVLTESDEAGAYMVLSTNSRNLFVMGHPEYQKATLKDEYLRDLAEGLEPETPQNYFRNNDPKQEPVARWHGHGSLLVSNWLNYYVYQLTPYNLDDMSAITPWEEEV from the coding sequence ATGCCGGTTAAAATTCCCGATAATCTGCCCGCGGCAGGTATTTTAGAGTCAGAAAACATTTTCGTCATGTCCGAGACTCGAGCCGCGAATCAGGACATTCGTCCGATGAAAGTGCTGATCTTGAATCTGATGCCCAATAAGATAGAGACAGAGACTCAGTTACTGCGCTTATTGGGGAACACACCACTACAGGTGGATGTGGATTTGCTGCGGATCCACGATAAAGAATCTAAGCATACCTCTATCGATCATATGAATAATTTCTATCGGGATTTTGAGGCGGTTAGCCATAAAAATTACGATGGCCTGATCATCACGGGGGCTCCTCTGGGGCAGCTCGAGTTTGAAGACGTGACCTATTGGGATCATATACGTGAAATTATCGACTGGTCTCAACGCCATGTTACCTCTGTGCTTTTTCTATGTTGGGCGGCTCATGCGGCACTCTATCACCTGTATGGCTTGAATAGAAAACTGCTCAAGTCTAAACGTTCAGGGGTCTTCCTGCATCAGCGAACCTGTCAACATTACCCTCTGTTACGCGGTTTCGATGATGAATTTTTAGCGCCACATTCCCGGTTTGCTCAGATGGATATTGATGAACTTAAGGCCCACCCCGCTCTGCAGGTGTTAACGGAATCCGATGAGGCTGGGGCTTATATGGTGCTCAGTACCAATAGCCGAAATCTGTTTGTGATGGGTCATCCCGAGTATCAGAAGGCGACGCTTAAAGATGAGTACCTACGGGATCTCGCCGAGGGGCTTGAGCCTGAAACCCCACAGAATTATTTTAGAAATAATGATCCTAAACAGGAGCCTGTCGCTCGCTGGCATGGACATGGCAGCTTGTTGGTCAGTAATTGGCTCAACTATTATGTATATCAGTTAACCCCCTATAATCTGGATGATATGAGTGCCATCACCCCCTGGGAGGAGGAAGTGTAA
- a CDS encoding SDR family NAD(P)-dependent oxidoreductase — MRFDNRVAVITGAGSGLGRAYALALAERGAKVALIDSGIDKTGVSSGLESSHQAVLALGEQSMLFNLDVSDFAGVKQAVAEIISHWGRIDILVNNAGIHAPCDFDNLTVDMWQHQLNTDLNGSFYMTKAIWPQMKRQGYGRVVMISAASGLYGDMHETSYSASKMGLIGLVNSLYLEGVDHNIKVNTLTPHALTPMTANRLASSVKPLFSKSSITASMMFLCGAEAPTGQHLLTAAGSVSHGQFTEFKSCYLPAEACKPEAIQDSWQQIYQAQPVNLHRSGEDQILAWAKRGAGERHITIE, encoded by the coding sequence ATGCGTTTTGATAATAGGGTCGCTGTGATAACGGGAGCGGGATCGGGTTTAGGTCGAGCCTATGCCCTTGCTTTAGCCGAGCGTGGTGCCAAGGTGGCATTGATTGACTCTGGTATTGATAAGACTGGAGTCAGCTCTGGGTTAGAGAGCAGCCATCAAGCCGTGCTAGCGCTGGGTGAGCAATCTATGCTATTTAACTTAGATGTCAGCGACTTCGCCGGCGTCAAACAGGCCGTGGCGGAGATCATTAGTCACTGGGGGCGTATCGATATTCTAGTCAATAATGCTGGAATTCATGCTCCCTGCGACTTTGATAATCTAACTGTCGATATGTGGCAGCATCAGTTAAATACCGATCTTAATGGTAGCTTCTACATGACCAAGGCGATATGGCCGCAGATGAAGCGGCAAGGCTATGGCAGGGTGGTAATGATCAGTGCGGCCAGTGGTTTGTATGGCGATATGCATGAAACCTCATACAGTGCCAGCAAGATGGGCTTGATAGGTTTAGTTAACAGCCTCTACCTCGAAGGAGTTGATCACAATATTAAGGTCAACACCTTAACGCCCCACGCCCTGACTCCAATGACAGCAAATCGACTCGCATCTTCGGTAAAGCCGCTTTTCTCTAAATCATCAATCACGGCGAGCATGATGTTCCTCTGCGGTGCAGAAGCGCCTACGGGTCAGCATTTACTCACAGCGGCAGGGAGTGTCAGTCACGGTCAATTTACCGAGTTCAAGTCTTGTTATTTACCTGCCGAGGCATGTAAGCCTGAGGCGATACAAGATAGTTGGCAGCAGATATATCAGGCGCAGCCAGTTAACTTACACCGAAGTGGTGAGGATCAAATACTCGCCTGGGCCAAGAGAGGAGCAGGCGAGCGTCATATTACAATTGAATGA
- a CDS encoding nuclease-related domain-containing protein, with protein sequence MDILGLFSGALAQVWYIIPLLFIVSIFKSRWFKGVFGEFLVNKILSRLPESNYTLVKDVTLPTDDGTTQIDHVIVSQFGLFVIETKNMKGWIFGSKNQKQWTQKIYRHTSRFQNPLHQNYKHVKTLESLLGIDSSNLHSVIVFIGDSTFKTDMPENVTDARGCLNYIKQFVQPVFSETEYTQIIEVLNDVKLKRGFATDLKHRQHVTKLVASKDSVKQCSRCGSVMVMRETKRGENKGRQFWGCSAFPKCRSVE encoded by the coding sequence GTGGATATATTAGGTTTATTTTCAGGTGCTTTAGCTCAAGTGTGGTACATCATACCTTTACTATTTATCGTATCGATCTTTAAGAGTCGTTGGTTTAAAGGTGTGTTCGGCGAGTTTTTGGTAAATAAGATATTGTCACGGCTGCCTGAATCAAATTATACGTTGGTAAAAGATGTAACATTACCCACTGATGATGGTACAACTCAAATTGACCATGTTATTGTGTCTCAGTTTGGTCTTTTCGTCATCGAAACTAAAAACATGAAAGGCTGGATTTTTGGTTCAAAAAATCAAAAACAGTGGACACAAAAAATCTATCGTCACACCTCAAGATTCCAGAATCCTCTCCATCAAAATTATAAACACGTCAAAACCCTAGAATCATTGTTAGGCATAGATTCATCAAATTTACACTCAGTAATTGTTTTTATCGGTGATAGCACGTTCAAAACGGATATGCCTGAAAATGTTACTGATGCACGAGGGTGCTTGAATTACATAAAGCAATTCGTACAGCCTGTATTCTCAGAGACTGAGTACACTCAAATTATTGAAGTCCTCAATGACGTCAAGCTAAAGAGAGGCTTTGCTACAGACCTTAAACATCGGCAGCATGTTACTAAGTTGGTCGCATCGAAAGACAGCGTAAAGCAGTGCTCACGTTGTGGCTCCGTAATGGTTATGCGTGAAACAAAGCGTGGTGAAAATAAAGGTAGGCAGTTTTGGGGTTGTTCTGCATTTCCCAAATGTAGGTCTGTAGAATAA
- a CDS encoding DUF3624 domain-containing protein, which translates to MTCNSCESSIFRQKLGRCKACMWQLAILSVIAWPLWWFLYSERVSHVESIALLFFCISFTGLLLLHLLVLGYRSLTHKT; encoded by the coding sequence ATGACCTGTAACAGCTGCGAATCATCAATTTTCAGGCAAAAACTGGGTCGCTGTAAGGCTTGTATGTGGCAACTGGCAATATTGTCAGTTATAGCCTGGCCCTTGTGGTGGTTTCTCTATAGCGAACGAGTTTCTCATGTCGAGTCCATTGCCCTACTGTTTTTTTGTATCAGCTTCACAGGGCTTTTGCTGCTTCACCTCTTGGTGCTTGGTTATCGTTCACTTACACACAAAACTTAA
- a CDS encoding YbaY family lipoprotein, translating to MKKWLKLVLPLVMAAATLVGCATPNAVVEIQGEIWYRERIALPQDAVLTVQVKDVSLMDVPAVVMAEIERSDVTSPAPFHFLINRDQFEAGHTYSIGASIRLNDKLMFINTQAYNIDLGSTVPMSIMVEKVGR from the coding sequence ATGAAAAAATGGTTGAAACTGGTTTTACCTTTGGTCATGGCTGCTGCAACTTTAGTAGGCTGCGCAACACCCAACGCGGTTGTCGAGATACAGGGAGAGATTTGGTACAGGGAGCGCATCGCCTTGCCACAAGATGCTGTGTTGACGGTCCAGGTCAAAGATGTGTCCTTGATGGATGTGCCTGCAGTGGTAATGGCTGAGATTGAGAGAAGTGATGTGACTTCTCCTGCCCCGTTTCACTTTTTGATAAACAGAGATCAATTTGAAGCGGGTCATACCTACTCGATAGGAGCAAGCATTCGCCTCAATGACAAGCTGATGTTTATCAATACTCAAGCGTACAACATAGATTTAGGCTCAACAGTGCCTATGTCTATCATGGTAGAAAAAGTGGGTCGCTAA
- a CDS encoding SDR family NAD(P)-dependent oxidoreductase, which produces MTKATAIIVGANSLLSREIAKQLASQGVELALLAQDPDSLQEFVDSLPTQTHVFPLEITSPQKIIATLEQVWEKLGGAHLVIVNTGLNSYDPQLPWLPEQDIITVNVQGYAAICNTAFKLFRDQGYGQLAAINSIAGLRGGPSVAYHASKAFASNYLDGLSMHAQRLKLPITITDIQLGLLDKAAMQQSRLWLSPPDEVARQIIKAMQKAKRKVYVTKRWLLVAWLTKLLPEFIYNTRHWRTKAERLAAKAEGKK; this is translated from the coding sequence ATGACCAAAGCAACTGCCATTATCGTGGGGGCGAACTCCCTTCTGAGCCGTGAAATTGCCAAACAACTTGCGAGTCAAGGTGTTGAACTTGCCCTACTGGCACAAGACCCGGATTCACTGCAAGAGTTTGTCGACTCGCTTCCTACTCAGACACATGTCTTCCCACTCGAAATCACATCACCGCAGAAGATCATCGCCACTCTCGAACAAGTCTGGGAAAAGCTAGGCGGCGCGCATTTAGTCATAGTGAATACCGGCTTAAACAGTTATGACCCACAACTCCCCTGGCTGCCAGAGCAAGATATCATCACAGTCAATGTTCAGGGCTACGCGGCTATCTGCAACACAGCATTTAAGCTATTTAGAGATCAAGGCTATGGCCAACTCGCGGCAATCAATTCCATTGCCGGCCTACGTGGTGGCCCGAGTGTGGCTTATCATGCTTCTAAAGCCTTCGCCAGCAACTACTTAGATGGCTTAAGTATGCATGCCCAAAGGCTGAAACTGCCAATTACTATTACTGATATTCAGCTAGGTTTACTCGATAAGGCCGCGATGCAGCAGAGCCGTTTATGGTTATCCCCACCCGATGAGGTGGCTAGGCAAATCATTAAGGCGATGCAAAAGGCGAAACGTAAGGTCTATGTGACTAAGCGTTGGCTTCTGGTGGCCTGGTTGACTAAGCTATTGCCTGAATTTATCTACAATACGCGTCACTGGCGTACTAAAGCGGAGCGCCTCGCGGCCAAAGCCGAAGGCAAGAAATAA
- the tesB gene encoding acyl-CoA thioesterase II, producing the protein MSQVLNDLLSLLSLERIEEGLFRGQSQDLGFGHVFGGQVMGQALSAAKQTVSASRQVHSLHSYFLRAGDEKLPIVYDVEVMRDGGSFSARRVKAIQKGRPIFYMTCSFQEFEQGLDHQDKMPNVPGPEGLLNQQELAMALQDKVPPKMLEKFMADAPIEMRLVDACNPMVSTITEPKRYVWIRANGQVPTDFSVNEYLLAYASDFNFLVTAAQPHGVSFLTPGMRMATIDHSMWFHRPLDLNDWLLYSIESPSASGGRGFVKGQFFNQKGELVASATQEGLMRMVSPK; encoded by the coding sequence GTGAGTCAGGTATTAAATGATCTATTATCTTTACTCTCTTTAGAGCGAATCGAAGAGGGGCTATTTCGAGGTCAGAGTCAAGATTTAGGCTTCGGCCATGTCTTCGGTGGTCAAGTGATGGGGCAGGCTTTAAGCGCAGCCAAACAGACTGTTTCGGCATCACGTCAGGTCCACTCTTTGCATTCCTATTTTCTTCGTGCCGGTGATGAGAAACTGCCTATCGTTTATGATGTTGAAGTCATGCGTGATGGTGGGAGTTTCAGTGCAAGAAGAGTCAAGGCGATTCAGAAAGGTCGGCCTATCTTCTACATGACCTGTTCATTTCAAGAGTTTGAACAGGGGCTTGATCATCAAGATAAAATGCCTAATGTACCTGGCCCTGAGGGTTTACTGAACCAGCAGGAACTGGCCATGGCACTTCAAGATAAAGTGCCACCTAAAATGTTGGAAAAATTTATGGCAGATGCACCGATTGAGATGCGTCTGGTCGATGCCTGTAATCCTATGGTATCGACAATCACAGAGCCTAAACGCTATGTGTGGATCAGGGCCAATGGCCAAGTGCCAACAGACTTTTCGGTCAACGAATATTTGTTGGCTTATGCGTCGGATTTCAACTTTCTGGTCACGGCAGCGCAGCCTCACGGGGTCTCCTTTCTGACTCCTGGCATGCGTATGGCGACGATCGACCATTCTATGTGGTTCCATCGACCACTGGATCTGAATGACTGGCTGCTTTATAGCATAGAGAGCCCGAGCGCCAGCGGTGGCAGAGGCTTTGTTAAAGGGCAGTTTTTCAATCAGAAAGGTGAGCTAGTGGCATCTGCGACGCAAGAAGGTTTAATGCGCATGGTTTCGCCAAAATAG